The Paenibacillus sp. G2S3 region CTTATACTGCTCGTATAGCTTCTGGAGATCCCCATACTGCGGTGTAAGTCCGCATTTGCTGGCCGTATTGGCAATCAGCAGTACCTTGCCTTCATACTCCGTAAATGACACTTCTTTACCCGAAGGCGTAACGCCGGAAAAATTGTAGATTGACATCCTAATTCCCCTTCCTTCCATGTACTTACTACACTACGTATCTTACCCGAATTGTAATAGAATGCAACTTTTAGACACTTTCTGTAACCACTAAGATAAAAAAAAGCAGTCCTATGTATTTCTTAGGACTGCTCTCTATCACTCTGTTATTTGGATACGGGTACGACATCATAATATTCTTCCAGCGTAATCCCTTTATCCGCAATATAAGTGGCTATATCCTTGCCCACATAACGGATATGCCAAGGCTCATACTTATATCCTGTAATGTCCTGCTTTCCTTCTGGAAAGCGGATGATATAACCATATTCGGTTGCATGCTGCGCTAGCCACTCCGCTTCCTTCGTTCCACCAAAACAGCTCTCCGCAGCACATTTCCCGTCACTTCCTGAGACATCGATAGCAAGCCCTGTCTGATGCTCGCTATAGCCAGGCACGGCACTGTAAGTACGAGCCAGTTCTTCTCCGTCTTTCTCAACATAACGATTGAACAGCCTTGTTTGGGTTTCCTTAGAGCGGTAGGCCGAAACGCCAGCCAAGTAAATCCCGTCTTCCTCTGCGCCTGCGAACAGTTTCTCTAATGCTTCGGCAGCTTCCTTACGCATCATACGCTTCTCGATTTTCTCTTTAAATGTAAACCGCACTTCCGGGTAGACTAGATCCGTTGGCTTATAGTTCTCCGGCAGTCCATACTCCTTATTCACCATCACAGCTACGCTGTCAGGCTCTTTAAAAGAATCATCAGTGCTATTTCCCTTGCCGTTACTATCCGGTTCGGACGGATCAGAGGGATCTGTTGTATTAGATGGATTAGCTACCACTGGGTCTGTAATGCCTTCTCCGGTACTATTACCGTCTTCACCAGGCTTACCTTGAAGATTATCCTGTACATTTATATCGGACCCGCTATTGTTCGCAGTGGGAGAAGTTGTCGTATATTTCCCAATTCCCCAGCCGACTGCAATAACGATAATCAACAAGCTCACTAACTTCAATTTTTTAGACATCTGCAAGTTCTTCCTCCTCGAAGTCGAAACACTCTATTTATCTATTAGACAAGCTTTCCTTTAAAAAAGTTACACTAAGAACCTTTTTTTAAAATATAAGAAGCTATATATTCCACTCGATCAATTATCCATACATCCACAAAGTAAAGTTACCATAGGTGATTAGCTTGTCCGCTAACTTCCCTATGGTAACAAGTTTTAGTTATGAAATTCCACTCACATTATCTGGATGTGCCTCTGCCGCCGCTTTTAAAGCCGCCGGAGCTGCCACGTCCACCGCGTGAGGAACCCGCGCTTCCGCTATTGCGGCCGCCTT contains the following coding sequences:
- a CDS encoding M15 family metallopeptidase codes for the protein MSKKLKLVSLLIIVIAVGWGIGKYTTTSPTANNSGSDINVQDNLQGKPGEDGNSTGEGITDPVVANPSNTTDPSDPSEPDSNGKGNSTDDSFKEPDSVAVMVNKEYGLPENYKPTDLVYPEVRFTFKEKIEKRMMRKEAAEALEKLFAGAEEDGIYLAGVSAYRSKETQTRLFNRYVEKDGEELARTYSAVPGYSEHQTGLAIDVSGSDGKCAAESCFGGTKEAEWLAQHATEYGYIIRFPEGKQDITGYKYEPWHIRYVGKDIATYIADKGITLEEYYDVVPVSK